The following coding sequences are from one Rhodopirellula halodulae window:
- a CDS encoding rhomboid family intramembrane serine protease, protein MRRIGGFTDPKLADQFNDYLQTQQIASKVDHDGESHDIWIRDEKDVDHARTALQEFTQSPNSAKFDVSAEAARLRKEQEAEKKRKLSMQRKSQQSLRGSSGSFGGRATMSGPIPVVIGMIIVCGLASYATSFGNPRPNRNLPDRLTLEAIESGDFLSFEQKLFSAFCFADPIQYQKTDDPWVSIKKGELWRFITPAFLHGSPMHLVFNMMALFTLGSVIERLHGSWFLALLLIVCQIVGTLVQVLLPDWLESPMAIGASGAVFGVFGYIWIRPKFQPSYPVGIPPFNVYLMLGFMFACMTPLIQGIANGAHVGGLVIGMVIAAVLPKSFG, encoded by the coding sequence ATGCGGCGAATCGGCGGCTTTACCGATCCCAAATTGGCGGACCAATTCAACGACTATCTGCAAACGCAACAAATTGCGTCAAAAGTCGATCACGACGGCGAGTCCCATGATATCTGGATTCGCGACGAGAAGGACGTGGATCACGCCCGTACAGCCTTGCAAGAATTCACTCAGTCACCCAATTCCGCAAAATTTGACGTGTCCGCGGAAGCTGCCCGGCTTCGCAAAGAACAGGAAGCGGAGAAAAAACGCAAACTGTCGATGCAGCGGAAGTCCCAACAATCGCTGCGTGGGTCATCAGGATCCTTTGGTGGTCGGGCGACGATGTCCGGCCCGATCCCTGTGGTGATCGGCATGATCATCGTCTGCGGTCTGGCCAGCTACGCGACCAGCTTTGGGAATCCACGGCCAAATCGCAACCTGCCGGATCGCCTGACCCTGGAAGCCATTGAATCGGGCGACTTCTTGTCGTTTGAACAGAAGCTGTTTTCTGCGTTCTGCTTCGCTGATCCGATCCAATATCAAAAGACCGACGACCCATGGGTATCGATCAAGAAAGGCGAGTTGTGGCGATTTATCACACCAGCCTTTCTGCATGGATCACCGATGCACTTGGTGTTCAACATGATGGCTTTGTTCACACTGGGTAGTGTGATTGAACGATTGCACGGTTCGTGGTTCCTCGCTTTGTTATTGATCGTGTGTCAGATCGTCGGCACGCTGGTTCAAGTGCTGCTGCCCGACTGGTTGGAATCGCCGATGGCGATCGGTGCGTCAGGAGCCGTGTTCGGTGTGTTTGGATACATCTGGATTCGCCCAAAATTTCAACCTTCTTATCCGGTTGGCATCCCACCTTTCAATGTCTACCTCATGCTCGGGTTCATGTTCGCTTGCATGACACCGTTGATTCAAGGCATTGCCAACGGTGCCCACGTCGGTGGTTTGGTCATTGGCATGGTGATTGCCGCGGTGCTCCCCAAGAGCTTCGGATGA